Proteins from a single region of Leuconostoc gasicomitatum LMG 18811:
- the frr gene encoding ribosome recycling factor — protein sequence MAFNLTDAKTRMQGAQDALKRELGSIRTGRANPHILDRIEVEYYGAMTPLKQVASISVPEARILLITPFDKSALEEIVRAINMSDLGLNPASDGNIVRLAIPQMTEEGRKDLAKQVKAEAEKAKVSIRNVRRDAMDTVKKDKELPEDDVRNAEDDVQKLTDDNIKAIDVIAAEKEKELLTI from the coding sequence ATGGCTTTTAACTTAACAGACGCTAAAACACGTATGCAGGGTGCTCAAGATGCTTTAAAACGTGAATTAGGTAGCATTCGTACAGGACGCGCTAATCCGCACATTTTAGATCGTATCGAAGTAGAATATTATGGTGCAATGACACCTTTAAAGCAAGTTGCTTCGATTTCTGTTCCTGAAGCGCGCATTTTATTGATTACACCATTTGATAAGTCAGCTTTAGAAGAAATTGTTCGGGCGATTAACATGTCTGATTTGGGTCTTAATCCAGCTTCCGACGGAAATATTGTACGTTTGGCAATTCCTCAAATGACGGAAGAAGGTCGTAAAGATCTAGCTAAGCAAGTAAAAGCTGAGGCGGAAAAAGCAAAAGTTTCTATTCGAAATGTTCGTCGCGATGCAATGGATACGGTCAAAAAAGATAAAGAATTACCTGAAGATGACGTTCGAAATGCTGAAGATGATGTTCAGAAGTTGACTGATGATAATATCAAGGCAATTGACGTCATTGCAGCCGAGAAAGAAAAAGAATTGTTGACAATTTGA
- a CDS encoding DUF805 domain-containing protein, translated as MRRYLRYWRETFNFRGGAYRLDYWLVQAVNNLIFALIIFIVGTIFNEWTLSSHISSIFSLLIFVPNISLFIRRLRDSGLPQQIIAIILFSPFLIGIFSGITVALGLLIAVPVLLLLYLSGIIYLLLRRSAYWTPYLNVQQKINYTIVFVTIIVLIIGLQIFTIKKQMTGINNIWQKALKQQVQQTQRESELIDKSASSQTNIESSLSSVLSSAASDTHHLEKAQKPIPDISVKALPDDKVAASYRNLPEMRLGDNDFGTFTVQGHWEQDSSTLQWFLSIQEQHVLILTSTMGQGFGVDISSLPFEKIVGQSYFQLKQQGDLQVWRIDGTYKEPTTDQIKAMSYLEWHMPDGHIRVMYLISQSKPLLNTIINSVATTYSQ; from the coding sequence GTGCGTAGGTACTTGAGATATTGGCGCGAAACGTTTAATTTTAGGGGTGGCGCTTATCGCTTAGACTATTGGCTGGTTCAGGCTGTTAACAACCTGATTTTTGCCCTGATAATTTTTATTGTTGGTACTATTTTTAATGAGTGGACGTTATCAAGTCATATTTCTTCAATATTTAGTCTACTAATATTTGTACCAAACATATCCCTATTTATTCGTCGATTACGAGATTCAGGTTTACCTCAGCAAATTATAGCAATAATATTATTTAGTCCATTTTTAATTGGTATTTTTAGTGGCATTACTGTTGCACTCGGTTTATTGATTGCTGTACCGGTTCTATTGTTGCTATATTTAAGTGGTATAATTTACTTGCTCCTTCGACGTTCAGCATATTGGACACCATATTTAAACGTACAACAAAAAATAAATTATACTATTGTCTTTGTTACCATCATTGTGCTGATAATTGGATTACAAATTTTTACTATCAAAAAACAAATGACTGGTATTAATAATATATGGCAAAAAGCGCTAAAACAACAAGTCCAGCAAACACAACGTGAATCAGAATTGATTGATAAGTCGGCTAGTAGTCAAACAAATATTGAATCAAGTTTATCCAGTGTCTTGTCTAGTGCTGCGTCTGATACTCATCATTTAGAAAAAGCTCAAAAACCAATACCTGACATTTCAGTTAAAGCATTGCCAGATGATAAAGTAGCTGCTAGTTATCGTAATTTACCTGAGATGCGATTGGGAGATAATGATTTTGGGACTTTCACGGTTCAAGGTCACTGGGAACAAGACAGTTCAACACTACAATGGTTTTTAAGCATACAAGAACAACATGTGCTGATTTTGACCAGCACAATGGGACAAGGGTTCGGCGTTGATATATCTAGCTTGCCATTTGAAAAAATTGTTGGGCAAAGTTATTTTCAGTTAAAACAGCAGGGTGATTTACAAGTTTGGCGTATTGATGGTACATATAAAGAGCCCACAACGGATCAAATTAAAGCAATGAGTTATTTGGAATGGCATATGCCAGATGGTCATATTCGTGTGATGTATTTAATTTCTCAGTCGAAACCGTTGCTAAATACAATAATTAATTCCGTAGCAACAACGTACAGTCAATGA